The following coding sequences lie in one Zingiber officinale cultivar Zhangliang chromosome 2B, Zo_v1.1, whole genome shotgun sequence genomic window:
- the LOC122046777 gene encoding transcription initiation factor TFIID subunit 13-like has protein sequence MHNSSSSGPPAKPRVGTSQASEASLKRKRGVFQKDLQHMMYGFGDDANPLPETVSLVEDIVTEYITDMVHKAQNIATKRGRLLTEDFLYLVRKDPPKLRRSSELLAMHEELKLARKAFDVNEDSLANAE, from the exons ATGCACAATTCGTCTTCTTCCGGCCCTCCGGCAAAACCAAGGGTAGGGACGTCTCAGGCATCGGAAGCTTCTCTCAAGCGCAAGCGTGGTGTATTTCAGAAAGATT TGCAACACATGATGTATGGCTTTGGAGATGATGCAAAT CCTCTTCCAGAAACTGTTTCTTTGGTGGAGGACATTGTTACAGAATACATCACTGATATG GttcataaagcacaaaacatTGCAACGAAGAGAGGAAGGTTGTTGACTGAAGATTTCTTGTATCTCGTTCGGAAG GATCCACCAAAGCTCCGTCGGTCGTCTGAACTGTTGGCCATGCACGAAGAACTTAAACTGGCAAGGAAAGCCTTCGATGTAAACGAAGACTCTCTAGCAAATGCTGAGTGA